A stretch of the Lagenorhynchus albirostris chromosome 21, mLagAlb1.1, whole genome shotgun sequence genome encodes the following:
- the RNF122 gene encoding RING finger protein 122, whose translation MHPFQWCNGCFCGLGLVSTNKSCSMPPISFQDLPLNIYMVIFGTGIFVFMLSLIFCCYFISKLRNQAQSERYGYKEVVLKGDAKKLQLYGQTCAVCLEDFKGKDELGVLSCQHAFHRKCLVKWLEVRCVCPMCNKPIAGPSEATQSIGILLDELV comes from the exons ATGCACCCATTCCAGTGGTGTAACG GGTGTTTCTGCGGCCTGGGACTGGTGAGCACCAACAAGTCCTGCTCGATGCCACCCATCAGTTTCCAGGACCTTCCCCTCAACATCTACATGGTCATCTTCGGCACAGGCATCTTCGTCTTCATGCTCAGCCTCATCTTCTGCTGCTATTTCATCAG CAAACTCCGGAACCAGGCACAGAGCGAACGATACGGATATAAAGAG GTGGTGCTTAAAGGTGATGCCAAGAAGTTACAGTTATATGGG CAGACCTGTGCAGTCTGTTTGGAAGACTTCAAGGGGAAGGACGAGCTGGGTGTGCTCTCATGCCAACACGCCTTTCACCGCAA GTGTCTGGTGAAGTGGCTGGAAGTACGCTGTGTCTGCCCCATGTGTAACAAGCCCATTGCTGGTCCCTCAGAGGCCACCCAGAGCATCGGGATCCTATTGGATGAGCTGGTGTGA